A portion of the Tiliqua scincoides isolate rTilSci1 chromosome 3, rTilSci1.hap2, whole genome shotgun sequence genome contains these proteins:
- the HIKESHI gene encoding protein Hikeshi — MFGCVVAGRLVQTVAQQVAEDKFVFDLPDYENINHVVVFMLGTVPFPEGMGGSVYFCYPDENGLAVWQLLGFVTNEKPSAIFKISGLKSGKGSQHPFGAMNIPQTPSVAQIGISVELLEILAQQTPVASAAASSVNSFTEFTQKMLDNFYNFASSFAITQAQMTPNPSEAFIPASVVLKWYENFQRRLAQNPFFWKT, encoded by the exons ATGTTTGGCTGCGTGGTTGCGGGGAGGCTG gtGCAGACAGTTGCACAGCAGGTGGCAGAAGACAAATTTGTATTTGACTTGCCTGACTATGAAAACATTAACCATGTGGTGGTCTTCATGCTGGGGACCGTGCCTTTTCCAGAGGGCATGGGAGGATCTGTCTACTTCTGCTATCCTGACGAGAATGGGCTTGCAGTATGGCAGCTCCTGGGGTTTGTTACAAATGAAAAACCAAGTGCCATCTTCAAAATTTCCGGCCTAAAATCTG GGAAAGGCAGCCAGCATCCATTTGGGGCCATGAATATCCCCCAGACGCCATCAGTAGCCCAGATTGGGATTTCTGTAGAACTGCTAGAAATTTTGGCTCAGCAGACTCCTGTAGCAAGTGCCGCTGCATCATCAGTAAATTCATTCACAGAG TTCACTCAAAAGATGCTAGACAATTTTTATAACTTCGCTTCATCCTTCGCCATCACTCAGGCCCAAATGACACCCAACCCATCAGAAGCATTTATTCCTGCAAGCGTAGTTCTAAAATG GTATGAGAATTTCCAGAGACGACTAGCTCAGAATCCTTTCTTCTGGAAAACATAA